From a single Acidimicrobiales bacterium genomic region:
- a CDS encoding nuclear transport factor 2 family protein, translated as MTVDERKLQELIDRNEIVETIYRYASSIDQKDYATLRSVFTDDVVAQYAGAPEIHGADKLTSWIDEMGVERAFQHHLINVYEVKIDGDEARALVYHTSHQTNAADPDTVYVIVGRYRDVLRRVDGRWLIADKRMEVGWMEDRRVSQADMAAREAEENLAAQARAGEDVG; from the coding sequence GTGACCGTCGACGAGCGCAAGCTACAGGAGCTGATCGACCGCAACGAGATCGTGGAGACGATCTACCGGTACGCCTCCTCGATCGACCAGAAGGACTACGCCACCCTCCGCTCGGTCTTCACCGACGACGTGGTGGCCCAGTACGCCGGCGCCCCGGAGATCCACGGGGCCGACAAGCTCACCTCCTGGATCGACGAGATGGGCGTGGAGCGGGCGTTCCAGCACCACCTGATCAACGTCTACGAGGTGAAGATCGACGGCGACGAGGCGAGGGCGCTCGTGTACCACACGTCGCACCAGACCAACGCCGCCGACCCCGACACGGTGTACGTCATCGTCGGCCGCTACCGCGACGTGCTCCGGCGCGTCGACGGGCGGTGGCTGATCGCCGACAAGCGCATGGAGGTCGGCTGGATGGAGGACCGCCGGGTCTCCCAGGCCGACATGGCGGCGAGGGAGGCCGAGGAGAACCTGGCTGCGCAGGCCAGGGCCGGGGAGGACGTCGGATGA
- a CDS encoding aldehyde dehydrogenase family protein, with the protein MTITADLTRYPLAAETQKYLESVTFGHVIDGEVVPSASGETFPIVEPSSGEEIGRAASGGPEDVERAVASARAAFDDGRWRFLAPLEKERRLRRLSQLFAEWGPVFSDLDVLDAGLLKPYTGFIVQAALDGLDYYAGWPTKIAGTIPAVPDDVAVYVVREPVGVVGIIVPWNGPAFVVNFVAAALACGNSVILKPAEQTPMSATLIGQLCAEAGIPAGVVNVLHGTGQNVGGPLVEHPGVDAIGFTGSVETGKRIQAAAAKRVKSVALELGGKSAHIVFDDADLDPAAMACTMAVWGASGQVCTAGTRVLVQKGIYDDFVDRMAGLSRDLRIGSPFDPDTNVGPVVSDVQLERIAGYVAIGAEEGATLALGGKRHGDKGYFFEPTIFTGVQNTMRIAQEEIFGPVMCAIPFETEEEAYRIANDTEYGLAAGVWTNHLARAHRAARTLRAGTVWVNTYQEVHMSVPYGGVKQSGHGRSLGEESIRELTQTKSVWMKVAR; encoded by the coding sequence ATGACCATCACCGCCGACCTGACCCGCTACCCCCTCGCCGCCGAGACGCAGAAGTACCTGGAGTCCGTCACCTTCGGGCACGTGATCGACGGCGAGGTCGTGCCGTCGGCGTCCGGGGAGACGTTCCCGATCGTCGAGCCGTCGAGCGGCGAGGAGATCGGCCGGGCGGCGAGCGGCGGGCCCGAGGACGTCGAGCGGGCCGTCGCCAGCGCCCGCGCCGCGTTCGACGACGGCCGCTGGCGGTTCCTCGCGCCGCTCGAGAAGGAGCGCCGCCTCCGCCGCCTGTCCCAGCTCTTCGCCGAGTGGGGCCCGGTCTTCAGCGACCTCGACGTGCTCGACGCCGGCCTGCTGAAGCCCTACACGGGCTTCATCGTCCAGGCCGCCCTCGACGGGCTCGACTACTACGCCGGCTGGCCGACGAAGATCGCCGGCACCATCCCGGCCGTCCCCGACGACGTCGCCGTGTACGTCGTCCGCGAGCCGGTCGGCGTGGTCGGGATCATCGTCCCGTGGAACGGGCCGGCCTTCGTCGTGAACTTCGTGGCCGCCGCCCTGGCCTGCGGCAACTCGGTGATCCTGAAGCCGGCCGAGCAGACGCCGATGTCGGCCACCCTGATCGGCCAGCTGTGCGCCGAGGCCGGCATCCCCGCCGGCGTGGTGAACGTCCTGCACGGCACCGGCCAGAACGTGGGCGGCCCGCTCGTCGAGCACCCCGGCGTCGACGCCATCGGCTTCACCGGCTCGGTCGAGACCGGGAAGCGCATCCAGGCGGCGGCGGCCAAGCGGGTGAAGTCGGTCGCCCTCGAGCTCGGCGGCAAGAGCGCCCACATCGTGTTCGACGACGCCGACCTCGACCCCGCGGCGATGGCCTGCACGATGGCCGTGTGGGGCGCCTCGGGCCAGGTGTGCACGGCCGGGACGCGCGTGCTCGTGCAGAAGGGGATCTACGACGACTTCGTCGACCGGATGGCCGGGCTGTCGCGGGACCTCCGCATCGGCTCGCCGTTCGACCCCGACACCAACGTCGGGCCCGTCGTGTCCGACGTGCAGCTCGAGCGCATCGCCGGCTACGTCGCCATCGGCGCCGAGGAGGGGGCCACCCTCGCCCTCGGCGGCAAGCGCCACGGCGACAAGGGCTACTTCTTCGAGCCGACGATCTTCACCGGCGTGCAGAACACCATGCGCATCGCCCAGGAGGAGATCTTCGGCCCGGTCATGTGCGCCATCCCCTTCGAGACCGAGGAGGAGGCGTACCGGATCGCCAACGACACCGAGTACGGGCTGGCCGCCGGCGTGTGGACGAACCACCTGGCGAGGGCTCACCGCGCCGCCCGCACGCTGCGGGCCGGGACGGTCTGGGTCAACACGTACCAGGAGGTCCACATGTCGGTGCCGTACGGCGGGGTGAAGCAGTCCGGCCACGGCAGGAGCCTCGGCGAGGAGTCCATCCGGGAGCTGACCCAGACCAAGAGCGTCTGGATGAAGGTCGCCCGGTAG
- a CDS encoding SDR family NAD(P)-dependent oxidoreductase encodes MDDLRGHVAVVTGAASGIGRAMAERFAAEGMRVVMADVEAVALDAAVDALRSAGAEVEGLRTDVTDAGQVEALAALALDRFGAVHVVCNNAGVVTMKPVWEQTLEDWRWVLGVDLWGVIHGVRTFVPILLEQGGPGHVVNTSSIAGLLPSPGIGPYNVAKFGVVALSETLLHDLRAAGSPIGVSVLCPGVVPTRIAESGRNRPGEPEAPLDIPTQADLPPTAMTPAEVAGRVVDAIRGEQFWIVTHEGSFDLVVARAEGMAKGEDPVVPPVF; translated from the coding sequence GTGGACGACCTGCGCGGCCACGTCGCCGTCGTGACGGGGGCGGCGAGCGGCATCGGCCGGGCCATGGCCGAGCGGTTCGCCGCGGAGGGGATGCGCGTCGTGATGGCCGACGTGGAGGCGGTGGCGCTCGACGCCGCCGTCGACGCGCTGCGGTCCGCCGGTGCGGAGGTGGAGGGCCTCCGCACCGACGTGACCGACGCCGGCCAGGTCGAGGCGCTGGCCGCGCTGGCCCTCGACCGGTTCGGCGCCGTCCACGTCGTCTGCAACAACGCCGGCGTCGTCACGATGAAGCCGGTCTGGGAGCAGACCCTCGAGGACTGGCGGTGGGTGCTCGGGGTCGACCTGTGGGGCGTGATCCACGGCGTGCGGACGTTCGTGCCCATCCTCCTCGAGCAGGGCGGGCCCGGCCACGTCGTCAACACGTCGTCGATCGCCGGCCTGCTCCCGTCGCCCGGCATCGGCCCCTACAACGTCGCCAAGTTCGGCGTCGTCGCGCTGTCCGAGACCCTGCTGCACGACCTGCGGGCGGCCGGCTCGCCGATCGGCGTCTCGGTCCTCTGCCCCGGCGTCGTGCCGACCCGGATCGCGGAGAGCGGCCGCAACCGCCCGGGCGAGCCCGAGGCGCCCCTCGACATCCCCACCCAGGCGGACCTGCCGCCCACGGCCATGACGCCGGCCGAGGTGGCCGGCCGGGTGGTCGACGCCATCCGCGGCGAGCAGTTCTGGATCGTCACCCACGAGGGGTCCTTCGACCTCGTCGTCGCCAGGGCGGAGGGGATGGCGAAGGGCGAGGACCCCGTCGTCCCACCCGTCTTCTGA
- a CDS encoding cytochrome P450, giving the protein MSLTTAPSTGRDTGGWPVVHYDFGATRPLHGFHSELDELREASPFYWSTYGPVGFWMIMRYEHVREAYQHPEIFSSDSIDPLDPDPAYRFIPTLVNPPDHVKYRQVLNSWFSPAAVARISPTARKICADDVEAIAGKGSCDFIADFALLYPTEVFLTILGLPAEDAKLFVPLVDRFFVHFYGEDKAPIADIAGAIQGYFTEQLADRRKHPRDPSVDFISYLLKATVFDRPLSEQELLDICFVLVLAGLDTTRGQSGYLWHHLATHDDDRRRILADPSLAASAIEETLRMYTIIIGDGRKVTTDVDFHGVPMRAGDMAWLSVSGANRDPRAFEDPTSFRVDRRGNKHLGFAGGPHRCLGAHLARQEMVIAMEEWHQRIPHYRVATGGPVQERGGMLTLFSLPLEWDA; this is encoded by the coding sequence ATGAGCCTCACCACCGCCCCGTCCACCGGGCGCGACACGGGCGGTTGGCCCGTCGTCCACTACGACTTCGGGGCGACCCGGCCGCTCCACGGCTTCCACTCCGAGCTCGACGAGCTGAGGGAGGCGAGCCCGTTCTACTGGAGCACCTACGGCCCGGTCGGCTTCTGGATGATCATGCGCTACGAGCACGTCCGGGAGGCCTACCAGCACCCCGAGATCTTCTCGAGCGACTCGATCGACCCGCTCGACCCCGACCCCGCCTACCGGTTCATCCCGACCCTGGTGAACCCGCCCGACCACGTGAAGTACCGCCAGGTGCTCAACTCCTGGTTCTCGCCGGCGGCCGTCGCCCGCATCTCGCCCACGGCGCGGAAGATCTGCGCCGACGACGTCGAGGCCATCGCCGGCAAGGGGTCCTGCGACTTCATCGCCGACTTCGCGCTGCTGTACCCGACGGAGGTCTTCCTCACGATCCTCGGGCTCCCGGCCGAGGACGCCAAGCTGTTCGTGCCCCTCGTCGACCGGTTCTTCGTCCACTTCTACGGCGAGGACAAGGCCCCGATCGCCGACATCGCCGGCGCCATCCAGGGCTACTTCACCGAGCAGCTGGCCGACCGGAGGAAGCACCCCCGCGACCCGTCGGTCGACTTCATCAGCTACCTGCTGAAGGCGACGGTCTTCGACCGGCCGCTGAGCGAGCAGGAGCTGCTCGACATCTGCTTCGTCCTCGTGCTCGCCGGCCTCGACACCACGAGGGGCCAGTCCGGGTACCTGTGGCACCACCTCGCCACCCACGACGACGACCGCCGCCGCATCCTCGCGGACCCCTCGCTCGCCGCCAGCGCCATCGAGGAGACCCTGCGGATGTACACGATCATCATCGGCGACGGCCGCAAGGTGACGACGGACGTGGACTTCCACGGCGTGCCGATGCGGGCCGGCGACATGGCCTGGCTCTCGGTGTCGGGCGCCAACCGCGACCCCCGCGCCTTCGAGGACCCGACCTCGTTCCGCGTCGACCGGCGCGGCAACAAGCACCTCGGCTTCGCCGGCGGTCCGCACCGCTGCCTGGGGGCGCACCTCGCCCGCCAGGAGATGGTGATCGCCATGGAGGAGTGGCACCAGCGCATCCCGCACTACCGGGTGGCCACGGGCGGTCCGGTGCAGGAGCGGGGCGGGATGCTGACCCTGTTCTCCCTACCCCTGGAGTGGGACGCATGA
- a CDS encoding amidohydrolase family protein: MSLLDDIRVIDTDTHLVEPPDLWTTRMPSKWQDMVPHVRWDEENQEEAWFIGAERVTSVAGAAQAGWREFPPDHPPRWEDADPATWEPKARLARMDEYGIHAQVLYPNVAMFNSDTVQGAVRDAGFQLCMIQAYNDYQTEFSATAPGRFVPVTSLPFWDLQATLDEIERCAAMGHRGIVFSQAPSAFGLPELTDRFWDPMWRSAEEKGLPVNFHIASGDMGIMHNAGHPDNGEHANYASMGVQFFMGNARTVAQLICGGICHRFPELNFVSVESGIGWIPFALASLDWQWLNCGVPREHPEYDLLPSEYFRRQIYGCFWFETDTAMSAIDQLGADSVLYETDFPHPTSMSPGPASAAMHPQEYIRDTFGHLPDDTVRKILHDNAARIYHLD, encoded by the coding sequence ATGAGCCTCTTGGACGACATCCGCGTCATCGACACCGACACCCACCTGGTCGAGCCGCCCGACCTCTGGACGACCCGCATGCCGTCCAAGTGGCAGGACATGGTGCCCCACGTCCGGTGGGACGAGGAGAACCAGGAGGAGGCGTGGTTCATCGGCGCCGAGCGGGTCACGTCGGTCGCCGGCGCCGCCCAGGCCGGGTGGCGCGAGTTCCCGCCCGACCACCCGCCCCGCTGGGAGGACGCCGACCCGGCGACCTGGGAGCCCAAGGCGCGCCTCGCCCGCATGGACGAGTACGGCATCCACGCCCAGGTGCTCTATCCGAACGTCGCCATGTTCAACTCCGACACCGTGCAGGGCGCGGTGCGCGACGCCGGCTTCCAGCTGTGCATGATCCAGGCCTACAACGACTACCAGACCGAGTTCTCGGCCACCGCGCCGGGCCGGTTCGTCCCGGTGACGTCGCTGCCGTTCTGGGACCTCCAGGCCACCCTCGACGAGATCGAGCGGTGCGCGGCGATGGGCCACCGGGGGATCGTCTTCAGCCAGGCGCCGAGCGCGTTCGGCCTGCCCGAGCTGACCGACCGCTTCTGGGACCCGATGTGGCGGTCGGCCGAGGAGAAGGGCCTGCCGGTCAACTTCCACATCGCGTCAGGCGACATGGGCATCATGCACAACGCCGGGCACCCGGACAACGGCGAGCACGCGAACTACGCGTCGATGGGCGTCCAGTTCTTCATGGGCAACGCGAGGACCGTCGCCCAGCTGATCTGCGGCGGGATCTGCCACCGCTTCCCCGAGCTGAACTTCGTCTCGGTCGAGAGCGGTATCGGCTGGATCCCCTTCGCGCTCGCGTCGCTCGACTGGCAGTGGCTGAACTGCGGCGTCCCGAGGGAGCACCCGGAGTACGACCTGCTGCCGAGCGAGTACTTCCGGCGCCAGATCTACGGCTGCTTCTGGTTCGAGACGGACACCGCCATGTCGGCCATCGACCAGCTCGGCGCGGACAGCGTCCTCTACGAGACGGACTTCCCGCACCCGACGAGCATGTCGCCGGGGCCGGCCAGCGCGGCCATGCACCCGCAGGAGTACATCAGGGACACGTTCGGCCACCTGCCGGACGACACCGTCCGCAAGATCCTCCACGACAACGCGGCGAGGATCTACCACCTGGACTGA
- a CDS encoding acyl-CoA dehydrogenase family protein, with protein MTDLATWRAEARAWLAERRPRRSGTGEWGVGSDDVSVFHDLTFEEEGDLLRRAMAWQQEKWDAGYGAIGLPADLGGAGLPATYETAFVEEEAAFEVPPHHETLAVTVHLVAPTIALFGTGGQRERFVRRFARADELCCQLFSEPNAGSDLASLGTRAERDGDEWVVNGSKVWSSGARFSTWGELIARTDPDVPKHAGMTAFLLDMAAPGVEVRPIRQMSGGSSFNEVFLHDVRVPDDLRLGDVGQGWKVALTTLGFERAATSVGVGGGWSRVLGLARWLGATGDPVVRQRLAGLYANHVVTDLLRRRRAAGDGAPGPEGSIEKLRWSQDLVRTSEVVSHLLGPRLVADTGEWGTYAWASHVLGAPGYRIAGGSDEIQRNVIGERVLGLPPEPRADRDRPWREVPR; from the coding sequence GTGACGGACCTCGCCACCTGGCGGGCCGAGGCCAGGGCGTGGCTGGCCGAGCGCCGGCCCCGCCGGTCGGGCACCGGCGAGTGGGGGGTCGGGTCCGACGACGTGTCGGTGTTCCACGACCTGACCTTCGAGGAGGAGGGCGACCTGCTGCGCCGGGCGATGGCCTGGCAGCAGGAGAAGTGGGACGCGGGCTACGGCGCCATCGGCCTGCCGGCCGACCTCGGCGGCGCCGGGCTGCCGGCGACCTACGAGACGGCCTTCGTCGAGGAGGAGGCGGCCTTCGAGGTGCCGCCCCACCACGAGACCCTCGCCGTCACCGTCCACCTCGTCGCCCCGACCATCGCCCTGTTCGGCACCGGCGGGCAGCGGGAGCGGTTCGTGCGCCGGTTCGCCCGGGCCGACGAGCTGTGCTGCCAGCTGTTCTCCGAGCCGAACGCCGGGTCCGACCTCGCCTCGCTCGGCACGAGGGCCGAACGCGACGGCGACGAGTGGGTGGTCAACGGGTCCAAGGTGTGGAGCTCGGGCGCCCGCTTCTCGACCTGGGGCGAGCTGATCGCGAGGACCGACCCCGACGTGCCGAAGCACGCCGGCATGACGGCGTTCCTGCTCGACATGGCGGCGCCGGGAGTGGAGGTGCGGCCGATCCGCCAGATGTCGGGCGGGTCGTCGTTCAACGAGGTCTTCCTCCACGACGTCCGCGTCCCCGACGACCTGCGCCTCGGCGACGTCGGCCAGGGGTGGAAGGTGGCGCTGACCACGCTCGGGTTCGAGCGGGCGGCCACCTCGGTCGGCGTCGGCGGCGGCTGGTCCCGCGTGCTCGGCCTGGCCAGGTGGCTCGGCGCGACCGGCGACCCCGTCGTCCGCCAGCGGCTGGCCGGGCTGTACGCGAACCACGTCGTCACCGACCTGCTCCGCCGGCGCCGGGCGGCCGGCGACGGCGCGCCCGGTCCCGAGGGGTCGATCGAGAAGCTGCGGTGGTCCCAGGACCTGGTCCGCACGTCGGAGGTCGTGTCCCACCTGCTCGGGCCCCGCCTCGTCGCCGACACCGGCGAGTGGGGCACCTACGCCTGGGCGTCCCACGTGCTCGGCGCGCCGGGCTACCGGATCGCCGGCGGGTCCGACGAGATCCAGCGCAACGTGATCGGCGAGCGGGTGCTCGGGCTGCCGCCCGAGCCCCGCGCCGACCGCGACCGTCCGTGGCGGGAGGTGCCCCGCTAG
- a CDS encoding SDR family oxidoreductase — translation MAPGFDGPVLSGKVALVTGGSRGLGREMVLAFAHAGADVVISSRKQPNCQQLATEVEQTTGRRALAHCCHVGHWDELDALVDAAYEEFGRVDVLVNNAGVAPLYPSLADVSEELFDKVVAVNLKGPFRLCALVGARMVEGDGGSIINVSSVAAIKPTPDDLPYAAAKAGLDAVTAGFAQALGPKVRVNSIMAGPFLTDISKAWDLDAFEKVVAAYPLGRGGRPSEIVGTALYLASDASSFTTGSVLRVDGGMAVANP, via the coding sequence GTGGCCCCCGGGTTCGACGGGCCGGTGCTCTCCGGGAAGGTGGCGCTCGTCACCGGCGGCAGCCGAGGGCTCGGCCGAGAGATGGTCCTGGCGTTCGCGCACGCCGGTGCCGACGTGGTGATCTCCAGCCGGAAGCAGCCCAACTGCCAGCAGCTCGCCACGGAGGTGGAGCAGACGACCGGGCGGCGGGCGCTCGCCCACTGCTGCCACGTCGGCCACTGGGACGAGCTGGACGCGCTGGTCGACGCCGCGTACGAGGAGTTCGGCCGGGTCGACGTGCTGGTCAACAACGCCGGCGTCGCCCCCCTCTACCCGAGCCTGGCCGACGTGTCCGAGGAGCTGTTCGACAAGGTCGTCGCCGTGAACCTCAAGGGCCCGTTCCGGCTGTGCGCGCTCGTCGGCGCCCGCATGGTCGAGGGCGACGGCGGCTCGATCATCAACGTCAGCAGCGTGGCCGCCATCAAGCCGACCCCCGACGACCTGCCCTACGCCGCCGCCAAGGCCGGGCTCGACGCGGTGACCGCCGGCTTCGCGCAGGCGCTCGGCCCCAAGGTCCGGGTCAACTCGATCATGGCCGGGCCGTTCCTGACCGACATCTCGAAGGCCTGGGACCTCGACGCCTTCGAGAAGGTGGTCGCCGCCTACCCGCTCGGGCGGGGCGGCCGGCCGTCCGAGATCGTCGGCACCGCCCTGTACCTCGCGAGCGACGCCTCCAGCTTCACCACCGGCTCCGTGCTGCGGGTCGACGGCGGCATGGCCGTCGCCAACCCGTGA